In Deinococcus ruber, the genomic window AGGAGACCCCCTATGCGCCATAGATGTTTGCTTCTTGTCAGTCTTGCCCTCTGCGCCCTGAATTCCGCCCGTGCCAGTTCTGCCGGGCCTGGTGTGCCTGTCACCTTCGGAACGGAAGCGGAACCGAGCACCCAGACCGTCACTTTTATCGACGCCTCCGGCAAGCTGATTGCCGTCGTCGATCACCAGGGCGCGGTTCAGGTGGTGCCCGGCGAACTGCTCAGCCACGCCACCCGGATGCTCTTTACTCTGACCCTCGGCACGGCGACGGCACATTACACCGTTCCCTATCTGGCACCCGTCACGCCAGTCAGATAACTGCAACCAGCTCTCTCGCCTGCCCGGCCTCAGGGCGCGGCATACGAAATTCGGTAGATCAGGCCATTGCCGTCATCCGAGAGCAGCAGAGCGCCATCGGAGGTGACCTGAAGATCGACTGGCCGCCCCGACGTGGTGACGCCCCGCAGAAAGCCCGTGATGAAATCTCTGGTTTCGCCCGTCTGCGGATTCACCGTGATGACTTTGTATCCAGACGGCGGCAGGCGATTCCAGGAGCCGTGCAGGGCGACAAACATCAGGTTGCGATAGTCGGCAGGGAACGACGTTCCGGTATAAAATGCCAGCCCCAGGGGCGCTGCGTGAGCAATGGTGGTGGCAAAGGCGGGCTGAGCGGCATTGCAGTACGCCTGATCTTTCTTCCCGAAGTCCTTATCCCACTGCTGGGCGGCGTTGCTGGCAACCGGGTAACAGTACGGCCAGCCGTAATTCTGACCATCTTGCAGCCGAAAAAAGGACTCGGGAGGCGTGTCGTTTCCCTTGAAATCTCGGCCATTGGTGGTGGCGTAGAGGGTATCGCCATACCACTCCAGACCGACGGCGTTTCTGAGGCCAGTGGCGAAGGGCCGCCCGTTTTTACCGTCTGCATCGTAAACCCAGACGGCGGCGCGTTTCGGATCGCTTTCCTCGCAGGCGTTGCAGGTGCTGCCCGCCGCGACATACATCCTGTCGTCCGGCCCGAACACCACCGTGCGCGAATAGTGCATGCCGCCGCCGGGAAGATCGACGACCTTTTCGGGCGCGGCGCTGGCCTGCACGTCTCCGGGGGTGTAGGGAAACCGGACGATGGCGTCGGTGTTCGCCACATACAGAAAGCCGCCGTGAAAGACGAGGCTGCTCGGCTTGTTGAGGCCAGACGCAAAGACCTGCTGAGCGTCCAGTGTACCGTCGTGATTCCGGTCGAGAAGCACCGAAACCTGACCGGTACTGTCATCGCTGACAAACACGTCTCCGTTTGGAGCGAGCGCCATCAGACGGGGCTTTTTGAAGCCGGTGGCGTAGATGGCCGCGTGAAATCCGGCAGGCAGTGTCAGACCGAGGTCGGGAGAGGTGGTGTTGGGGCCAGTGACCACCGCACACGCACTGAGCGCCGCCGTCAGACTCAGCGCCACCAGGCCGAGCCGCCTTCTACCATGAAAGTTCATACCGTATCAGATGCCAGGGCAATGAGTTCTGTGAGCAGAACAGCTAAAGATGATACCGGGCTGTACTTTATATCAGGAAAGTCTTTTTCTATCTCTTCATCTGTGTACGAAATCTGAAGACGATGTATAACAACGCGAGACATTCGAGTTAAAGTGGCAGTTACTCGAAAAGTGCTGACACCTAATGTCGCCTATAATTGCATCATCAAAACTCTGCTTACCAACAGACGCTGAACGATAAAAGTCTGATTTTTGTCGTGTGGAGTGACCGAGAGATAGGAAAATAGAAGCGCGGCGAACTGTACTTCGGTCAGACGAAATTTGGGAACGCGGATTTATCGGATATCTGTCTCAGCGGAAGCTGACGCACTAGCACAGGAATGCCCGGACTGTCAGGCTGTGGGCGGCCTGAGGGCCAGATACTGATGAATAAGCGCAATGCTCATGCTGCCTTCTCCCACACCGGAGGCGACCCGCTTGATCGAACCCCGCCGCACGTCGCCCACCGCGAACACGCCGGGAAGACTGGTTTCCAGCAGGAAGGGATCGCGCTCGGGTGTCCAGCCCCCGGCAGCCAGCAGATCGAGGCCGGTGCACAGGTAGCCGTGTTCATCGCGCTTCACGGTGTCGGGCAGCCAGTCGGTGCGGGCATCTGCGCCGATAAAGACGAACAGGGCGTCGGTTTCGAGCGTGCGTTCGTGTCCGTCGCGGCTGTCCCTGACCGTGATGGCCGACAGCTGGGTGTCGCCGTGAAGTTCCGTCACCTGGCAGTTCAGGCAGACCGAGACATTCTGTTTGCCGCGCAGCTGCTCTATCAGATACTGCGACATACTCTTCTCGATCTGATCGGCACGGATCAGCAGCGTGACCGTTTCGGCATAGCTGGAAAAATACATGGCCGCCTGCCCTGCCGAGTTGCCGCCGCCGATCAGGTACACGTGTTTTCCACGGGTGGCCGCTGCTTCACTCCGCGCCGCGCCGTACCATACCCCGCGTCCGGTCAGGCGAGACGCACCGGGCAGCGGCAGGGTGCGCCACTCCACGCCGGTCGCCAGCACCACGCTGCGGGCCTGCACCTGGTCGCCCCCGTCCAGCGTCACGCAGTAGCCGCCGTGCTCGGGGTGGGGTTGCAGCCGCGTTGCCTGCCGGGTCGTGATGACTTCGGCCCCGAAGCGTCTGGCCTGCCGCAGCGCACGGGCACTGAGGTCGTCGCCAGATACCCCGGTGGGAAAGCCCAGATAATTCTCGATTCGGCTGCTCGTTCCGGCCTGCCCGCCGGGTGCCTGCTTTTCCACCAGCAGTGTGCACAGGCCCTCCGACGCGCCGTAAACCGCCGCCGCCAGCCCCGCCGGGCCACCGCCCAGAATGACCACGTCGTACTCGGGCCGCTGCGGAGTAACAGACAGGCCCACCCGCACCGCCAGTTCGCGCATGCTGGGCTGGGGCAGAATTTCGCCGTCGGGCAGCACCACCACCGGGAGCGTCTGACCGCTGACGTGCTGGGCAATCAGCGCGGTATGGGCCTCTTCCTCGGGTTGCAGCCAGCGGTAAGGCACCTGATTGCGGGCCAGAAACTCACGCAGCCCGGAACACTCCACGTCGGCAGCCTCACCGATCAGCAGCAGCACGCTCTGCGACGTCTGGAGGACCGCGTTGCGGAGATTGCCCACCCGCCGGGTCATGTTTTTCATCACGCTGGCGGCCAGAGCGTCTGAGCGCGACAGGAGCGACATGAACTCCAGCGCTTCCAGCCGCAGCACCCGCAGCGGCGTGAGCGCCTGCAAGGTGGCCGTGGAGACCGAGCCGAGCAGCAGCGGCACCTCGCCGAACGAGTCGCCCGGATGGTAGGTGTCGAGATGCGCCGCAGCGCCCCCTACCAGCTTGGTCACGGCGATTTCACCTTCGACCAGCACGAAGAAAGCCGCCGCGTCTCCCTCTTCGAGCAGGTATTCACCGGCATTCAGACGGATATCGGCTGCCGAGTGCGCGACTTCCTCCAGACAGGCATCGTCCAGCGTGGAAAACAGGGCCAGTGTACGCAGAAGATCAGACGTGATCATGGATGCTCCAGAAAGGGGGGAAACGTGCCCCTGCTACCGCCGTCAGCATACTGGCTGCGGTCACTCCGCACACCTCCCCGTTCGGTGAGGAACGCGCCGCCGATCAGGGCTGTTCGGTGGCCTCGGGCTTGCGGCGCACCATCCGGGTCTGAAGCGGCATGAAACTGCCGCCCACCGGAAAGCGCCCCAGCTTCGTGACCTGGGCCTGATGCTCCGCGACCCACCGCTGTTCGGCCACGGTGAGGCGGTAAGTGCTGCTCAGAAGATAGACCGGCTTGGACACGCCTTCGGGCAGCAGGGCGTACAGCACGGTGGACAGACGTTCGCCTCGGAAGTCCGACAGCACCAGACCCGCCTTCTTGGCGGCGGCTTCTGTGGGATACAGGCGTAAGGGTGGCTTGCTGGACATCAAGACAGTCTAGAACAGGGGCGGGGAATATGTGAGGCCATAAGGCCTGACACCATTGCCGCGCCGCGCAGATGGAGTGTCGGGGGCCGAATCAGAACGTCGTTTCCTGCTGTGCCGCGTTCCGCAGGGCCTGCCGCCGCTGCTTGACGGCGTACATGCGGGCGTCTGCGAGTTCCAGCAGGGCATTTTCGGCGGCCTCATAGCTGTACGCCACTCCGACACTGACCCCGGTCAGGGCAGCCACCTGACGAGCGGCGAGAAACGCCACATCCACGGTTTCCAGCACGTCTTCTTCGTCACGGTGCTCCAGAAGCACCACGAATTCGTCTCCCCCGAAGCGGTAGAGCTGCGCGGAGTCGTCCAGTGAAGCGCTCAGGGTACTCGCGAAGACCCGCAGCACCCGGTCGCCCTGTGCGTGTCCTTCCTGATCGTTGACCTCTTTGAAGCCGTCCAGATCGAGCATCGCCAGCGCAAAAGGCTGCCCACGGGTATTCCAGGCCCGCAGATCGTCCTCGAAGGTGCGGCGGTTGAGGAGGCCGGTCAGGGGGTCCTGCCGCGCCTGCTGTACCGCCGCCCGCGTCACGACCTGCCGGTCAAGGGCACTTGCGATGCTGCGCCCCGCCGCTTCCAGCAGTGCCCGGTCGCTGCCGCGCCACTGCGTCACCGGATTTTCCTGGAGTCGCAAGGTCACGAGCAGCGAGGTGGTCTGCCCACGGGTGCCCAGCGGTACACACGCGACCTGCCGAACCCCTGTTTCGATCACCGCCGGAAGCGCCCTGGAATGCGACGAATACTCGTCCAGATACACGGGCGTGCTCGCTGTTCGCAGCGTCTGGGTAACACCTCCCGACCAGTGCGACAACTGCGGAGGCAGCGACGCGAATTCCGGGGGCACACCGGGCCGCACATAGGCCGCTTCGAGCTTGAACTCGTCACCGTCAAAGACCGCCACACCGGTGTAGTCGCTGGCGATACTCTCGCCCAGCAGCGCTGCCGCCGAGAGCGTCATGTATTCCGGGTCGAGATCCAGGTCCATCAGGCTGGAAACGCCTTCCAGCACCCGCGCCTGATTGAGCGTGCGGCGCAGTTCCTGGGCATACTGCGCCTGTGCCCCCACTTCGCGCTGAAGCTGGTGGTTGTTCAGCCGCAGTTCCAGTTCGCTGACCACGGTATCGGCCAGGTCTTGCAGCGCCTGGAGATCGGCGTTGTGCATCGGGTGAAGCTGGGTGTCCATCACGCAGAGCGTGCCGATGCGGTGGCCCGAGGGCGTGGTCAGCGGCGCTCCGGCATACGTCCGCAGGCCCGGCTCGCCCTGCACCGCCGGAAGGTCGGCGAAGCGCGGATCGAGCTGGATATTCTCGATTACCAGCGGGGTGTCCTGAAGAATCGTCCAGGCGCAGAAAGCCGACGCCCGTTCAGACGACCCGGTGGGAAATCCGACCGCCGATTTGCTCCAGACCCGGTGCTGATCGATCAGATGAACGAAGGCGTAGGGCGTGCCGAGCAGATAGGAGGCGAGCCGGGTCAGGCGGTCGAAGGCAGGTTCTGGCTGGGTGTCGAGAATTTCGTAGCGGGCCAGCGCCAGCAGCCGGGCGTATTCGTTATCGGGAAGCGGCGCACTAATCATCTGTGCCTACAATACGCAGTTTCACTGTCAAGGCTCTGACAGCGAAGAATGCCCAGAATGTTAATGGTGCTCAGGTATCAGAAGTGACGAAAGATTAAGAAAGACTCTAGGTTTTTAGTTGCACCGACCTTGAATTCAGTTATCGGAGGTCGGGATGCGGATACAGGGCGTTTGAATGCGCTTCCGAGTAGTACGGATGTTGGGGGACCACAGTTCCCGCCTCGTCTGTAGTTCCCGCCTCGTCTGTGCTGCTCAGCCCTTCCAATCGCAGGCCCGACCCGCCCGGAACACAATCTCCGGCACTGACCACTACTGCCCAGACAGGCGCGGGGGCGTGTCCGGGCCTTTGACGGTGCCGCGCCGTTCCAGTTTGCCCCAGCCCACCGAGCCGCCGCGCAGGGCTGCCAGCAACGCACGGATGGCGACCAGATACAGCAACTGACGGTAAAAGAAGCGCTGAAGCGGCAACCATAGCAGCAGGCTCCAGTGTTCGCCCGGTTCCAGCGAGAAGGCCAGCACCGCCGCAAACAGGTCGATAGCGATAAACAGCAGATAAAACAGCAGCAGATGTCCGTTCATGCCCGGCGAATCTGGATGGTAGCGCGTCTGGAGGCCCGCCCACAGCAGGCCCACCAGCATGGTGCTATCGAGCACGGCACTGATCAGCGGCAGCAGCACCTGAAACAGCAGCACGTTCGGCACGGTGATGAGGCCCAGGCGGGCGTGTCCCTGGCGGGCGGCGTGACGCTGCTTCCAGGTGGCCTGAAGAATGCCGTACATCCAGCGGAAGCGCTGCTTCAGAAAGCCGCGTACCGTGTCGGGTGCTTCGGTCAGGGCGATGGCCCGCTGCTCATAAGTGACTTTGTGACCCGCCCGCAACACCCGCAGCGTCAGATCGGCGTCTTCGGCCAGGGTATCGGTGGCAAAGCCGCCCACCGCCAGCAGCACGCCCGCCCGCCACGCCCCGATAGCCCCCGGCACCACCGACACGCAGTTCAGCAGGGCCATCGCGCGGCGCTCGACATTCTGCGCGGTGATGTATTCCAGCGCCTGCCAGCGGGTCAGCAGGTTGACGCGGTTGCCGACCTTGGCGTTTCCGGCCACCGCCGCGACCCGCGCATCCGCGAAGTGTGCCGCCAGATACGCCAGTGCGCCCACCTCCAGCACGGTATCGGCGTCGATCACCACCACCACCTCGGTACGGGCCAGCCGCAGCCCGTGGTTCAGCGCACTGGCCTTGCCACCGTTGGGCACGCTGTAAATCTCGACGCGGGGGTGCTCGCCAAAGGCCGCCCGCGCCACGCCAGCGGTGTCGTCGCGGCTGCCGTCGTCGATCACCAACACCCGCACGTTCTCGCCCTGGGTCAGCAGGCTCTGAACGGTCTTGTTGATGACCCGGGCCTCGTTGTAGGCGGGCACCAGCACCGTGAGCGGTATCTGAAGGGGCGGCAGGTCGCGTCCTCGCCGCGAGAGGGCTTCGGCCAGCCCCAGCACGCTGATGAATGCCAGCCGCAGGCACGACAGCAGAATTCCCAGCACGAACAGCGTGCCGATCAGCAGCCCGAAGCCCGACACCAGCGTGAACCCCCAGCCGCCTGCCCGCGTAAGGTAGGCACCCAGACCAAGAACCGGCGGCATCACCTGGGTGCTGCTCAGGCCCGCCAACTGCGACACCGTGACCAGGTGATAGCCGTGGGCGCGAAGCTCGGCAATGATCAGCGGGAGGGCCGCCACCGTCTGCGCCCGGTTACCGCCCGCGTCGTGCAGCAGCACCACCTGACCCCGACTCGCCTGCACCTGCGCCAGCACACTCTTCACGATCTGCTGCGTGCCGGGTTTGGCCCAGTCCTCGGGATCGACGCCCATGCCGACGGTGGTGTAGCCGAGCGAGCTGGCCTGCTGAAGCACCCGCGCCTGCTCTGGGGTGGCCGGTTCCACGTCTTCGGCAAATGGCGGGCGAAACAGCAGTGTGCCGCGTCCCAGGATGCTCTGAATCAGGCGCTGGGTGGCATCGAGTTCCAGACCCACCTGCGCGTGCGACACCATGCTCAGATTCGGATGGGTATAGGTGTGCGAGCCGATCTCGTGGCCGTCCTGCACCTCGCGCCGAAGCAGGGCGGGAAACTGCTGCGCCTGAAGACCCACCACGAAGAACGTCGCGGGAGCCTGAGCGCGTTTCAGGATGTCGAGCACCTGGGGCGTCCAGACGGGATCGGGGCCGTCGTCGAAGGTCAGGGCGATGTCGCGGGGATGCTGCGTTCCCCAGCGCCCGATGACGAACGGGCTGGCAGGCCGCGTCAGATGCTCGGCGGTGATGAGCGACTGCCCCGCGCCGAACTCCAGATCCCGCAGACCGTCGTGCGGCTCGGAAACCACCCGCAGCAGCTCGCCTTTGCCCTGGTAACTCAGGTCGTAGCCGTAGGGCAGAGGGCGTAGCTGGGCAGCCAGCGCTGCATTTAGACCGTCTCTGTTCGACAGAGCGTGTGTGCTGAGTACCTGCCACACACGCGGGTCTTCGGTACCCATGCGCCACAGCGCTACCTTGACGACCCCCAGCCGCCGCGCCGCCTGCACTGAATCGAAGGTACTGACCGCGTCGAGATACCACACGGTATGCGCCTGATGCTGAGCGTCCTGATAGCTGAAGGTCGGATTGAGGCTCAGCGGATCGAGCTGTACCGTGTCTTCTAACTTGCCTGTGCCGCCAGCTGTGCTGCTCTGCTGGCTGCTGGCAAGGGTGATGGCGTCCTGAAACGACAGGTCGGCAGCTCCCCCGGTGTGCCCGCTGCGCCAGTCGTAGCCGTAGTTGCCCACATCCAGCACCACCTCGCTCACCGGAATCTGCGCGAGGCGCATCTGGAGGGTGCGTTGCAGCCAGCCCTGCGACGCTATCGGCCCGGCCTCGCCGCCGTCGTCGTGTTCGTCGTAGGCCATCAGGTGAACTCGGTCGACTGCCTGGGCGATCTGGGTATACGCGTAATTGTCGTCGTCGAGCGGAAGCGCCACGCTCAGGCGCAGATGCAGCGGCACCATGCGGGCGTGCAGCGCGGTCAGGAACGTCACGAAGTCTTGCTGGACGCTGGGCGGCACCTGCTCGAAGTCGATCATCAGGCCGCTGCCGCGCACCTGCCTCGCATACGCCAGCAGCCCCGTTTCCAGGGTCGCCCGCCGCCCGCTGTCGCCCAGGACGGCACTCAGGGTGGTGCTATCCCAGCGCTGAGTGCCGTTGTCGTAATTGTTGACCAGCGGCAATACCTGAAGCGCCGAATGCTGCCGTTTCAGATAATCGAGCAGGGCGGCGGTTTTGAGCGGATCGTCGGGCGTCAGGCCCGCAGCCGTCAGGTGCAGCCATTCCGGGTCGAGTTCGGTCAGGCTGCTCAGATGTTGTTTCAGCGACGAAAAGCTGTTGTCGTCCCAGTTGACGTAGAAGCCCGCGACCTCGGCTGGCCCGCTGCTGCGGCGCAGTGCCGGAAGCAGGGGCACCCGTCCGGCTGTGTGCAGCCCGGCTGCCTGCCGTACCCGCGTCAGAAATTCATGCCGCTCCTGCACGGGGGCGCTCGAAACCAGCGCCAGGGCTGGCAGCTGGGGCCGCAGAATCACACTCAGGCCCAGCAGCGCCAGAATCAGCCCCACTGTCCCGCCGACCAGCAGCAGCAGCAGCCGGACACTGCGCCAGCGTCGGCCTCCCGCATCCTGAAAAACGAATGGCGGCGCGGAATCGGGCGGCACGGAAGACGGCATAGAGCAGAGGCTAGACGCAAAAAGTAAAGAGGCGCTAAAGGTCTGCGGCTAAAGGAGTAACCGGGAAACAGCGCCGCCTTCTCCCGGCCTCGTCAACTGCTCTACACTCCGGACGTGTGCGCCGCCAGTCCTCAGACCGCCGTGCTGATCGGGCGTTTTCAGCCGCCGCATCTAGCCCACCTCGCCCTGATGCAGCA contains:
- a CDS encoding PQQ-dependent sugar dehydrogenase; amino-acid sequence: MNFHGRRRLGLVALSLTAALSACAVVTGPNTTSPDLGLTLPAGFHAAIYATGFKKPRLMALAPNGDVFVSDDSTGQVSVLLDRNHDGTLDAQQVFASGLNKPSSLVFHGGFLYVANTDAIVRFPYTPGDVQASAAPEKVVDLPGGGMHYSRTVVFGPDDRMYVAAGSTCNACEESDPKRAAVWVYDADGKNGRPFATGLRNAVGLEWYGDTLYATTNGRDFKGNDTPPESFFRLQDGQNYGWPYCYPVASNAAQQWDKDFGKKDQAYCNAAQPAFATTIAHAAPLGLAFYTGTSFPADYRNLMFVALHGSWNRLPPSGYKVITVNPQTGETRDFITGFLRGVTTSGRPVDLQVTSDGALLLSDDGNGLIYRISYAAP
- a CDS encoding FAD-dependent oxidoreductase, which codes for MITSDLLRTLALFSTLDDACLEEVAHSAADIRLNAGEYLLEEGDAAAFFVLVEGEIAVTKLVGGAAAHLDTYHPGDSFGEVPLLLGSVSTATLQALTPLRVLRLEALEFMSLLSRSDALAASVMKNMTRRVGNLRNAVLQTSQSVLLLIGEAADVECSGLREFLARNQVPYRWLQPEEEAHTALIAQHVSGQTLPVVVLPDGEILPQPSMRELAVRVGLSVTPQRPEYDVVILGGGPAGLAAAVYGASEGLCTLLVEKQAPGGQAGTSSRIENYLGFPTGVSGDDLSARALRQARRFGAEVITTRQATRLQPHPEHGGYCVTLDGGDQVQARSVVLATGVEWRTLPLPGASRLTGRGVWYGAARSEAAATRGKHVYLIGGGNSAGQAAMYFSSYAETVTLLIRADQIEKSMSQYLIEQLRGKQNVSVCLNCQVTELHGDTQLSAITVRDSRDGHERTLETDALFVFIGADARTDWLPDTVKRDEHGYLCTGLDLLAAGGWTPERDPFLLETSLPGVFAVGDVRRGSIKRVASGVGEGSMSIALIHQYLALRPPTA
- a CDS encoding sensor domain-containing diguanylate cyclase, with the translated sequence MISAPLPDNEYARLLALARYEILDTQPEPAFDRLTRLASYLLGTPYAFVHLIDQHRVWSKSAVGFPTGSSERASAFCAWTILQDTPLVIENIQLDPRFADLPAVQGEPGLRTYAGAPLTTPSGHRIGTLCVMDTQLHPMHNADLQALQDLADTVVSELELRLNNHQLQREVGAQAQYAQELRRTLNQARVLEGVSSLMDLDLDPEYMTLSAAALLGESIASDYTGVAVFDGDEFKLEAAYVRPGVPPEFASLPPQLSHWSGGVTQTLRTASTPVYLDEYSSHSRALPAVIETGVRQVACVPLGTRGQTTSLLVTLRLQENPVTQWRGSDRALLEAAGRSIASALDRQVVTRAAVQQARQDPLTGLLNRRTFEDDLRAWNTRGQPFALAMLDLDGFKEVNDQEGHAQGDRVLRVFASTLSASLDDSAQLYRFGGDEFVVLLEHRDEEDVLETVDVAFLAARQVAALTGVSVGVAYSYEAAENALLELADARMYAVKQRRQALRNAAQQETTF
- a CDS encoding glycosyltransferase; this encodes MPSSVPPDSAPPFVFQDAGGRRWRSVRLLLLLVGGTVGLILALLGLSVILRPQLPALALVSSAPVQERHEFLTRVRQAAGLHTAGRVPLLPALRRSSGPAEVAGFYVNWDDNSFSSLKQHLSSLTELDPEWLHLTAAGLTPDDPLKTAALLDYLKRQHSALQVLPLVNNYDNGTQRWDSTTLSAVLGDSGRRATLETGLLAYARQVRGSGLMIDFEQVPPSVQQDFVTFLTALHARMVPLHLRLSVALPLDDDNYAYTQIAQAVDRVHLMAYDEHDDGGEAGPIASQGWLQRTLQMRLAQIPVSEVVLDVGNYGYDWRSGHTGGAADLSFQDAITLASSQQSSTAGGTGKLEDTVQLDPLSLNPTFSYQDAQHQAHTVWYLDAVSTFDSVQAARRLGVVKVALWRMGTEDPRVWQVLSTHALSNRDGLNAALAAQLRPLPYGYDLSYQGKGELLRVVSEPHDGLRDLEFGAGQSLITAEHLTRPASPFVIGRWGTQHPRDIALTFDDGPDPVWTPQVLDILKRAQAPATFFVVGLQAQQFPALLRREVQDGHEIGSHTYTHPNLSMVSHAQVGLELDATQRLIQSILGRGTLLFRPPFAEDVEPATPEQARVLQQASSLGYTTVGMGVDPEDWAKPGTQQIVKSVLAQVQASRGQVVLLHDAGGNRAQTVAALPLIIAELRAHGYHLVTVSQLAGLSSTQVMPPVLGLGAYLTRAGGWGFTLVSGFGLLIGTLFVLGILLSCLRLAFISVLGLAEALSRRGRDLPPLQIPLTVLVPAYNEARVINKTVQSLLTQGENVRVLVIDDGSRDDTAGVARAAFGEHPRVEIYSVPNGGKASALNHGLRLARTEVVVVIDADTVLEVGALAYLAAHFADARVAAVAGNAKVGNRVNLLTRWQALEYITAQNVERRAMALLNCVSVVPGAIGAWRAGVLLAVGGFATDTLAEDADLTLRVLRAGHKVTYEQRAIALTEAPDTVRGFLKQRFRWMYGILQATWKQRHAARQGHARLGLITVPNVLLFQVLLPLISAVLDSTMLVGLLWAGLQTRYHPDSPGMNGHLLLFYLLFIAIDLFAAVLAFSLEPGEHWSLLLWLPLQRFFYRQLLYLVAIRALLAALRGGSVGWGKLERRGTVKGPDTPPRLSGQ